In Acidobacteriota bacterium, the following proteins share a genomic window:
- the rsmG gene encoding 16S rRNA (guanine(527)-N(7))-methyltransferase RsmG, whose product MRGEPGFEALLAAHATGDSLIRLVRFAELIEKWSSTHNLVRYANRRELVNRHIVDSLAAAPALAGRHQLLDVGSGAGLPGIPLLVVVPALSGILLEPRQKRWAFLRTVVRELGLEAEVLRARYEALDNCGPFDAITARAVGDVPALLKWASAKLLPGGEVLLWTTADRIEDLTKAGGWRVLSSNLPGLDCGRLARLQPCFT is encoded by the coding sequence GTGAGGGGCGAGCCGGGGTTCGAAGCGCTTCTTGCAGCGCATGCCACCGGCGACAGCCTGATCCGCCTTGTACGGTTTGCCGAGCTCATCGAAAAGTGGTCCTCAACACACAATCTGGTGCGGTACGCGAATCGCCGGGAGCTCGTCAATCGCCACATCGTTGATTCGCTGGCCGCAGCCCCCGCCCTTGCGGGCCGCCACCAGTTGCTCGATGTCGGCAGCGGAGCCGGGCTGCCCGGAATCCCCCTGCTGGTGGTTGTGCCAGCCCTTTCTGGGATCCTGCTCGAACCGCGCCAGAAGAGGTGGGCCTTTCTCCGCACGGTGGTGCGCGAGCTCGGCCTGGAGGCGGAGGTCCTGCGCGCCCGGTATGAGGCGCTCGATAATTGTGGTCCTTTTGATGCGATCACGGCGCGGGCGGTTGGTGACGTCCCGGCGCTCCTAAAATGGGCGAGCGCGAAGTTGCTGCCGGGCGGTGAGGTGTTGCTGTGGACAACCGCAGATCGCATTGAAGATCTCACGAAAGCTGGTGGATGGCGTGTGTTAAGCTCGAATTTACCCGGCCTCGATTGCGGCCGGCTGGCTCGGCTGCAACCATGTTTCACGTGA
- a CDS encoding ParA family protein gives MSSRIVAIANQKGGVGKTTTAISLGATLAAYEKRVLLVDLDPQSNCSSGLGFQFDGTEPTSYELVIGDAAVGATSRATEFPHLSLVPATPHLAGAEVELVGMVGREYRLRDALSREQIAAYDFVLVDCPPSLGLLTLNALAAAHGLLVPIQCEYFAMEGVSMLMATVDEVRRFLNPGLTIDGIVLTMYDERTNLARQVASEVRGVFGDLVFETLVPRNIRLAEAPSFGRPIHAYDLRSRGSQAYLQLGREYLDRRKRTHVG, from the coding sequence ATGAGTTCGAGGATCGTTGCCATCGCAAACCAGAAGGGTGGTGTGGGAAAGACCACAACCGCCATCAGCCTCGGTGCAACGCTCGCGGCCTACGAGAAACGCGTGCTGCTCGTGGACCTGGATCCTCAGTCCAACTGCAGCTCCGGCCTCGGTTTCCAGTTCGATGGTACAGAGCCCACTTCGTACGAATTGGTGATTGGTGACGCGGCGGTCGGCGCAACTTCCCGTGCAACCGAGTTCCCCCACCTGTCGTTGGTGCCCGCCACACCGCACCTCGCCGGCGCGGAAGTCGAACTTGTCGGGATGGTCGGCCGGGAATACCGCCTGCGGGACGCCCTTTCGCGTGAGCAAATCGCGGCGTATGATTTCGTCCTGGTAGATTGTCCGCCCTCGCTCGGCCTGTTGACGCTCAATGCCCTGGCGGCTGCGCACGGGTTATTGGTGCCGATCCAATGCGAGTATTTCGCTATGGAGGGTGTTTCCATGCTCATGGCAACGGTCGATGAGGTCCGACGATTTCTCAACCCCGGCCTTACCATCGATGGCATTGTCCTGACCATGTATGACGAACGAACCAACCTGGCACGACAGGTGGCGTCGGAGGTGCGCGGCGTGTTTGGCGATCTCGTCTTCGAGACCCTGGTGCCACGAAATATCCGCCTCGCAGAGGCGCCGTCTTTCGGCCGGCCGATCCACGCCTATGATCTTCGGAGCCGCGGTTCTCAGGCGTATCTGCAACTCGGGCGCGAGTATCTCGATCGGAGGAAGCGGACTCATGTCGGCTAA
- the mnmG gene encoding tRNA uridine-5-carboxymethylaminomethyl(34) synthesis enzyme MnmG produces MTVARCDLVVVGAGHAGCEAAAAAARMGASVTLVTLDRRTVAQMPCNPAIGGIGKGHLVTEIDALGGIQGWAADRVGIQFRVLNRSRGPAVWGPRAQCDKLAYQTVIRRVVERLRGVTLLEAEVDDLVLEKGCAAGVVLRSGEQIRAGAVILTTGTFLGGLLHTGEKRLPGGRVGERPSSALGEGLARLGLELRRFKTGTPPRLARGSIDFGRLEIQRGDASPRPFSWRTRAVANSCVCWMTRTPPEVQEIVRRNLARSPLLTGVIEGVGPRYCPSIEDKVVRFPHHDQHTIFLEPEGRHTESIYVNGLSTSLPVDVQEAVVHSVPGLDRASFLRYGYAVEYDVVAPRQVGANLECSSIPRLFFAGQVLGTSGYEEAAALGLVAGINARRTLRDEPPFIIPREDAYIGVLVDDLCGREHREPYRMFTSRAEHRLLLGVDSARERLMATGCKLGLVRAEAFHVERRQWERRRKVKEALESTRLNPTASTRDAVREIAGVELTSPATWASILRRQDTDVAKVTTRLDLFEGLAENECRTIVGLLRYDGYLARQERERQRVRRLGLVPIPEDLNPSTVPGISREVAEALVRERPRTLAEAERMPGMTPAALAILAGRLAQGRGAG; encoded by the coding sequence GTGACCGTGGCGCGGTGTGATCTGGTTGTCGTGGGTGCGGGACACGCGGGCTGCGAGGCTGCCGCTGCGGCAGCGCGCATGGGGGCGTCGGTTACGTTAGTGACACTCGACCGTCGAACCGTCGCCCAGATGCCGTGCAACCCGGCCATCGGTGGCATCGGCAAGGGTCACCTGGTGACCGAGATTGACGCCCTCGGGGGTATTCAGGGCTGGGCGGCAGATCGCGTCGGCATACAGTTCAGGGTACTCAATCGATCGCGCGGACCAGCCGTCTGGGGCCCGCGGGCGCAGTGCGACAAACTCGCATACCAAACAGTGATTCGGCGGGTTGTCGAACGCCTGCGGGGCGTGACCCTGCTAGAGGCCGAGGTCGATGACCTGGTGCTCGAGAAGGGCTGCGCGGCGGGCGTGGTGCTTCGGAGCGGTGAGCAGATCCGTGCGGGTGCTGTGATTCTTACGACAGGAACCTTTTTGGGTGGCCTGTTGCACACAGGTGAGAAGCGGCTTCCCGGGGGTCGGGTCGGGGAGCGGCCGAGTTCCGCTCTGGGTGAAGGGCTTGCACGGCTGGGGTTGGAACTGCGGCGGTTCAAAACCGGTACGCCACCACGGTTGGCTCGCGGCAGCATCGATTTTGGACGCCTCGAGATCCAGCGCGGTGATGCGTCCCCCCGCCCATTCTCGTGGCGTACGCGAGCGGTCGCAAACTCCTGTGTGTGCTGGATGACCCGAACCCCGCCGGAGGTCCAGGAGATCGTTCGGCGGAACCTGGCTCGCTCGCCGTTGCTGACCGGTGTTATCGAGGGCGTCGGGCCGCGCTACTGTCCGTCGATCGAGGACAAGGTTGTGCGGTTTCCCCACCATGACCAACACACCATCTTTCTCGAGCCCGAGGGCCGCCACACCGAGAGCATCTACGTGAACGGCCTGTCAACAAGCCTGCCAGTGGACGTTCAGGAAGCGGTGGTTCACAGTGTGCCAGGCCTCGATCGAGCAAGTTTTCTGCGGTACGGCTATGCCGTCGAGTACGACGTGGTGGCACCGCGGCAGGTGGGTGCGAACCTCGAGTGCTCGAGTATTCCGAGATTGTTTTTCGCGGGGCAGGTGCTTGGTACGTCAGGCTACGAGGAGGCTGCGGCACTCGGTCTGGTGGCCGGAATTAACGCCCGCCGGACCCTCCGCGACGAGCCGCCGTTCATCATCCCTCGAGAGGATGCGTACATCGGCGTTTTGGTGGACGATCTCTGTGGACGCGAACATCGCGAACCCTATCGAATGTTTACCTCCCGCGCAGAGCACCGCCTACTCCTCGGCGTGGACTCTGCGCGGGAACGCCTGATGGCGACAGGGTGCAAGCTGGGCTTGGTGCGGGCCGAGGCGTTTCACGTGGAACGCAGGCAGTGGGAGCGGCGAAGAAAGGTGAAAGAGGCGCTAGAATCCACCCGGCTCAATCCGACGGCGAGCACCCGCGATGCGGTGCGCGAGATTGCGGGCGTCGAATTGACGTCACCGGCGACGTGGGCGAGCATTCTTCGCCGCCAGGACACGGATGTGGCAAAGGTTACCACCCGCCTGGATCTGTTCGAAGGGCTCGCAGAGAACGAGTGCCGAACGATTGTCGGCCTCCTCCGTTACGATGGATACCTGGCCCGTCAGGAGCGCGAAAGACAGCGGGTGCGACGCCTTGGTTTGGTGCCGATCCCAGAGGATCTCAATCCGTCCACGGTGCCCGGAATATCGCGCGAGGTTGCCGAAGCGCTTGTCCGCGAAAGACCGCGCACCCTCGCCGAGGCCGAGCGCATGCCGGGCATGACTCCAGCCGCGTTGGCAATCTTGGCCGGCCGACTCGCGCAGGGAAGGGGAGCCGGGTGA